In one window of Candidatus Zixiibacteriota bacterium DNA:
- a CDS encoding SRPBCC domain-containing protein has translation MAAKKKHDWSQFSMRVVIKAAPSRVYKAWTEGKELAKWFPVKAEFEARKGGRVYFEWLGDDKLDTTVLAVRKNSLVRFPFGSKGEKVEVKINKLGRGSICELRQYDMKTTEEMKWSMHMGCRDGWTFFLANLKCYLEHGIDLRTTDPKRCYKQGYINC, from the coding sequence ATGGCCGCCAAGAAAAAACACGACTGGAGCCAATTCAGCATGAGGGTGGTTATCAAAGCCGCGCCCTCAAGAGTGTACAAAGCCTGGACGGAGGGCAAAGAGCTGGCGAAATGGTTCCCGGTGAAAGCAGAGTTTGAAGCACGCAAAGGGGGGAGAGTCTACTTTGAGTGGCTTGGTGATGACAAACTGGACACCACGGTTTTGGCCGTCAGAAAAAACAGCCTGGTTAGGTTTCCTTTCGGCAGCAAGGGTGAGAAGGTAGAGGTTAAGATCAACAAACTGGGTCGCGGCTCGATCTGCGAACTGCGCCAGTACGACATGAAGACCACAGAAGAGATGAAGTGGAGCATGCACATGGGTTGTCGCGACGGCTGGACATTCTTTCTGGCCAATCTGAAATGCTACCTTGAGCACGGTATCGATCTTCGCACGACGGACCCTAAACGTTGTTACAAGCAGGGCTATATCAACTGCTGA
- a CDS encoding carbohydrate porin, producing the protein MTRSKLLSVNLLACVCVSLITPLSSSVSAADGSDSAELPAFEIGFDYTADLLSIVDGGVERGTPYLHLVRTEFSSDLHQLIGVPGGAFFVSSHWTSGGSPSEFAGDMQAVSSLDAHDTWKLYEAWVQQEMLDGGFSWLLGLYDLNSEFDLVDEAGLFVHASFGIGPDLAQSGENGPSVFPTTSVGLRLKTRPVSSVTVLLTALDGVPGDPDEHDGTHITFESGDGLFLAGEIQFYRQSDDMFKLAAGTWLYTSRTAHLHVEVDHGEVPRSRSRGGYLLGQFPVWSGGDSQSIVAFSRVGMALPEVNRLGWYAGGGVTLNNLLTSRIGNTVGLGYAAAVNGNDYKRVSEDNGSPVNDYELALELTGRFELNQYLTLQPDVQYIVNPNSDPSIDNALAAGLRFSLAF; encoded by the coding sequence ATGACCAGAAGTAAGTTGTTGTCAGTCAATTTACTAGCCTGTGTGTGTGTCAGCCTGATTACGCCGCTATCGTCGTCAGTTTCTGCGGCTGACGGCTCTGACTCGGCCGAACTGCCGGCGTTTGAAATCGGATTTGACTATACCGCTGATCTGCTATCGATTGTAGATGGCGGCGTGGAGCGGGGCACCCCCTATCTCCATTTGGTAAGGACCGAGTTTTCATCCGACTTGCATCAGCTAATCGGTGTGCCGGGGGGGGCTTTCTTTGTCTCAAGCCACTGGACCAGCGGAGGCAGTCCCTCCGAGTTCGCCGGTGATATGCAGGCGGTTAGCAGCTTAGACGCACATGATACCTGGAAACTGTATGAAGCGTGGGTGCAGCAGGAGATGTTGGATGGCGGGTTTTCATGGCTGCTTGGGCTTTATGATCTAAACTCTGAGTTCGATCTGGTGGACGAGGCCGGCCTGTTTGTACATGCCTCTTTTGGGATAGGTCCGGACCTGGCGCAGTCCGGTGAGAACGGTCCGTCGGTGTTTCCCACGACTTCTGTCGGTCTTCGCCTGAAGACACGGCCGGTCAGTTCTGTTACCGTTTTGTTGACTGCCCTTGACGGTGTTCCGGGCGATCCGGATGAGCACGATGGAACCCACATAACGTTTGAGTCGGGAGACGGTCTGTTTCTCGCCGGAGAAATTCAGTTTTATCGGCAGTCCGATGATATGTTCAAACTTGCCGCTGGAACCTGGTTATATACGAGCCGCACGGCGCACCTGCACGTCGAAGTGGACCATGGAGAAGTTCCCCGCAGTCGCAGTCGTGGCGGATATCTGCTCGGTCAGTTTCCGGTTTGGTCCGGCGGTGACTCGCAGTCAATCGTCGCCTTCTCACGCGTGGGTATGGCTTTGCCCGAGGTTAACAGACTTGGTTGGTACGCCGGAGGCGGCGTAACCTTGAATAACTTGCTGACCAGCCGCATTGGCAACACAGTCGGTCTTGGATATGCTGCCGCCGTCAACGGCAACGATTACAAACGTGTCTCGGAAGACAACGGTTCTCCGGTTAACGACTACGAGCTGGCCCTGGAATTAACAGGTCGGTTCGAGCTTAACCAGTACCTGACGCTTCAACCGGATGTGCAGTACATAGTCAATCCCAACTCCGATCCGTCGATAGACAACGCGCTGGCGGCCGGTCTGCGTTTCTCGCTGGCGTTTTAG
- a CDS encoding HAMP domain-containing protein — translation MSIRSKLLLGFGLAALMSGFVGYQSINKVKELAKPLSREIPAAAAELEHASHLFNEAQLIRYYDEVLTQSARNFAFTQEEKWADRYGDMEPLLDQSIKRAIGVGDETDRQFFAQVDSANLALVEMEYRAISLVDQGRASEAVSILESDEYWAQKQFYWNGLKSFFDRVEVRDHQAHDVSTRTVEAATALARSGVESSLRSIWILMGVLSVAAVVIGTVIGRSIIRPLNRLRKTAIEIAEGNYSARTNIVAGDEIGDLAGSIDQIAISLDNAKEDGAASKRQLVDRH, via the coding sequence ATGAGCATACGTTCAAAACTACTTCTTGGCTTTGGATTGGCGGCTTTAATGTCCGGTTTTGTCGGTTACCAGTCCATCAATAAGGTCAAAGAACTCGCCAAGCCTCTAAGCCGCGAGATTCCGGCTGCGGCCGCAGAGTTGGAGCACGCCTCACACCTATTCAATGAAGCGCAGTTAATCCGATACTACGACGAAGTTCTCACACAATCGGCGAGGAATTTCGCATTTACCCAGGAAGAAAAGTGGGCCGACCGCTACGGCGACATGGAGCCGCTTCTGGATCAGTCAATAAAGCGTGCCATAGGCGTGGGTGATGAAACCGACCGGCAGTTTTTTGCCCAGGTGGACAGCGCCAATCTGGCTTTAGTGGAGATGGAGTACCGTGCCATCTCTCTGGTCGACCAGGGTCGGGCATCAGAAGCCGTGTCCATTCTGGAGAGTGATGAGTATTGGGCTCAAAAGCAATTCTACTGGAACGGCCTCAAAAGTTTCTTTGACAGAGTGGAGGTTCGAGACCATCAGGCCCACGATGTATCCACAAGAACAGTCGAGGCAGCCACGGCTCTGGCGCGATCCGGCGTGGAATCCAGCTTGCGCTCGATATGGATACTTATGGGTGTACTCTCAGTCGCCGCAGTTGTGATTGGCACAGTCATTGGACGGTCGATAATCCGACCGCTCAACCGACTGCGGAAGACGGCCATCGAAATCGCCGAAGGCAACTACAGCGCCAGAACCAACATCGTAGCCGGCGATGAAATCGGAGACCTGGCCGGCTCAATCGATCAAATAGCCATAAGCCTCGACAATGCAAAAGAAGACGGGGCAGCCTCCAAGCGCCAATTGGTTGATCGTCACTGA
- a CDS encoding glutamate synthase-related protein, which yields MFSELKDRSPVKAEVDGVELVVVRLDDEVSVLHGLCAHHGASMADGSVIEKTLACALHGWQYDCISGANKDPNSGGLHRFTASVEKDEVLVSLDEIASFKKQQENSSEDTTATGAPALKNPEEPYNEYIHHLAEHGLTKTGSHGPMAAMGVPRYQLPTWDDLQFVTAQLAWLPQLEDVTVGTELVIGPRAQKPLRLKIPIFVSDMSYGALSYEAKVALATGAELAGTGICSGEGGMLPEEQAANSRYFYELASARFGFSFEQLDKVQAFHFKGGQAAKTGTGGHLPGNKVTGKIAQVRGLKTGEDAISPARFPEWESLDDFKKFAEQVRERTGGIPVGFKLSAQHIEEDVDAAIEAGADYIILDGRGGGTGAAPLLFRDNISVPTMPALARARRHLNETGNDHVTLIITGGLRTPADFAKALALGADGVAVSNAAIQAIGCVGARICNSNKCPAGIATQDPKLRDRLQVDQAAPRLARFLDASVHLMSALARACGHTHLSQFVPTDLTTFNRDVASLTGIKYAGVLPP from the coding sequence GTGTTCAGCGAGTTGAAGGATCGGTCGCCGGTGAAAGCAGAGGTCGATGGCGTCGAATTGGTCGTGGTCCGACTTGACGACGAAGTCTCAGTCCTGCACGGCCTGTGCGCTCATCATGGAGCGAGCATGGCCGATGGCAGCGTGATCGAAAAGACATTAGCCTGCGCCTTGCACGGCTGGCAATACGATTGTATCAGCGGCGCCAACAAGGATCCAAACAGCGGCGGCCTGCACCGGTTCACAGCATCGGTTGAAAAGGACGAAGTGTTGGTGTCGCTCGATGAGATCGCCTCGTTCAAAAAGCAGCAAGAGAACAGCAGTGAAGATACCACAGCAACCGGCGCTCCCGCTCTCAAAAACCCGGAGGAGCCATACAACGAGTACATTCATCACCTGGCCGAACATGGCTTGACCAAGACCGGCTCGCACGGACCGATGGCAGCGATGGGCGTACCGCGATATCAACTGCCGACCTGGGACGATCTGCAATTCGTTACGGCTCAGTTAGCCTGGTTGCCACAACTTGAGGATGTTACCGTGGGGACGGAGTTGGTTATCGGGCCCAGGGCGCAAAAGCCGCTTCGATTGAAGATACCTATCTTTGTTTCCGACATGAGCTACGGCGCCCTTTCTTATGAAGCCAAGGTCGCCCTGGCTACCGGCGCCGAACTGGCCGGTACTGGTATCTGTTCGGGCGAGGGTGGGATGCTGCCGGAGGAACAGGCGGCCAACAGTCGATATTTCTATGAGTTGGCCTCGGCCAGATTCGGTTTTTCGTTCGAGCAACTGGACAAAGTGCAGGCCTTTCACTTCAAGGGCGGCCAGGCGGCCAAAACCGGTACCGGCGGACATTTGCCGGGCAACAAAGTCACCGGAAAAATCGCCCAGGTGCGCGGGCTGAAGACGGGTGAAGATGCTATCTCGCCGGCCCGTTTTCCGGAATGGGAATCACTTGACGATTTCAAGAAGTTCGCCGAGCAGGTGCGCGAACGAACCGGTGGGATACCGGTTGGATTCAAACTTTCGGCCCAGCACATCGAGGAGGATGTTGATGCCGCCATCGAGGCAGGCGCGGACTACATCATTCTGGACGGTCGCGGCGGCGGCACCGGCGCGGCGCCGCTCCTGTTCCGTGACAACATCTCCGTGCCAACCATGCCGGCTCTGGCGCGGGCACGCAGACATCTGAATGAAACAGGCAACGACCACGTTACGCTGATCATCACCGGCGGTTTGCGGACACCGGCCGACTTTGCCAAAGCGTTGGCCCTCGGCGCCGATGGTGTGGCTGTTTCCAACGCGGCCATTCAGGCCATCGGCTGTGTTGGTGCTCGCATCTGCAACAGCAATAAGTGCCCGGCCGGGATTGCCACGCAGGACCCGAAGTTGCGAGATCGGTTGCAGGTCGATCAGGCTGCACCCCGTCTCGCCCGTTTTCTTGATGCATCGGTGCACCTGATGAGTGCTTTGGCCCGAGCCTGTGGCCACACCCATTTGAGCCAGTTCGTCCCAACTGACCTTACGACCTTCAATCGCGACGTTGCCTCGTTGACCGGCATTAAGTATGCCGGTGTACTCCCCCCGTGA